TAGATCTCCCTCAGGAAAATCAATTTCAATTAGAAATAAGCGATGTGGATCAGATGAAAGATATGGTCAAAACCATCAGACCCGATGCCGTCATTTCATGTCTAAGAGGGGAGTTCGATGAACAGCTTGAATTTCACAGGGAAATCGCAAAGGAAATTCAACATACAGAAAGCACACTCTACTACTTTTCTACGGCCAATGTGTTCGATGGGGATTTCACGAAGCATCATACAGAAGAAGACGCTCCTAACGCTGCATCACCTTATGGGAAGTTCAAAATAGAATGTGAAAACCTGTTGCGAGAATTATTACAGGAACGGGCCGTTACAATACGCATTCCGCAAATATGGGGGAAGAACTCTCCTAGGCTGGACCAGATTAAAAGTGGGATTGAAGAAGGCGCCATTGATGTATACAGCAATCTGGAGTGTAATCATCTCACAGATGAATTATTGGCCAAACAGTTAAAATACATCATTCTTCATCACCTTAAAGGAGTTTTTCATCTCGGTGCGGTCGATATGATGGCTCAGTCTCAATTCGTTGAGGAACTAGT
The DNA window shown above is from Rossellomorea vietnamensis and carries:
- a CDS encoding sugar nucleotide-binding protein, which encodes MKKLLIFGASGLVGKALVKECKDSFDVYGTYATRPVDLPQENQFQLEISDVDQMKDMVKTIRPDAVISCLRGEFDEQLEFHREIAKEIQHTESTLYYFSTANVFDGDFTKHHTEEDAPNAASPYGKFKIECENLLRELLQERAVTIRIPQIWGKNSPRLDQIKSGIEEGAIDVYSNLECNHLTDELLAKQLKYIILHHLKGVFHLGAVDMMAQSQFVEELVGNLTNKDVTFHDCLLEDKPETFHFGLKSIRKDLPERLVKTNRALISDLV